A single region of the Plantactinospora soyae genome encodes:
- a CDS encoding helix-turn-helix transcriptional regulator: protein MNRVTVSVHAEDPISRLGVESQLRSRPDLWVVEPGQETSGSVPLVVVDALDESATRLLRRLHRAGLTRLVLVPARIDDAGLALAVEHGVVGLVRRTEASAERLSHIVLAVARGEGALPADLLGRLMAQMGRLQRQVLEPRGLTLLGLSTREVDVLRLVADGFDTREIASKLSYSERTVKNVLHDVTSRLQLRNRAHAVAYALRNGLI from the coding sequence ATGAACCGTGTCACGGTGAGCGTCCACGCGGAGGACCCGATCTCGCGGCTGGGGGTGGAGAGCCAGCTCCGCTCCCGGCCGGACCTGTGGGTGGTCGAGCCGGGCCAGGAGACGTCCGGAAGTGTCCCCCTGGTGGTCGTCGACGCCCTCGACGAGTCGGCGACCCGGCTGTTGCGTCGGCTGCACCGGGCTGGCCTGACCAGACTGGTGCTGGTGCCGGCGAGGATCGACGATGCCGGACTGGCCCTGGCGGTGGAGCACGGCGTGGTCGGGCTGGTCCGCCGCACCGAGGCGAGCGCGGAACGGCTCAGCCACATCGTGCTGGCCGTCGCCCGTGGTGAAGGGGCGCTCCCCGCCGACCTGTTGGGTCGGCTGATGGCCCAGATGGGCCGGCTCCAGCGGCAGGTACTCGAACCGCGCGGCCTCACCCTGCTCGGACTGAGCACCCGGGAGGTGGACGTGCTACGGCTGGTCGCGGACGGGTTCGACACCCGGGAGATCGCCAGCAAGCTCTCCTACTCGGAGCGAACCGTGAAGAACGTCCTGCACGACGTCACCAGCCGGCTCCAGCTGCGGAACCGGGCGCACGCCGTGGCGTACGCCCTCCGCAACGGGTTGATCTGA
- a CDS encoding COG1470 family protein, whose translation MSISLGLVDTPAVVVPGESVDIPVTVRNPGDVVEAYDLDIVGIPGTWATFDPPRVSLYPGASQTVALTVRPPRSSEVRAGELPYGVRVVPSEAPETATVEEGVLTIAPFNEVTAELRPQVRRARLGARYRLAGVNGGNVGETLTVTTVDGNEQLRFAPRPSTTNLAAGEQYAAVLGVRARRLLWRGSPRHLPFRALLTDAAGRAVTLDGTLVQQPVLSAWLFKLLALLLALLLLLLAIWFGLLRPAVRSAAREAVDGKVAQVATEAEEAANEAADEAARDAVEQERAAPPAGPTPSPAPAGGSGGIGQGGQFATALVLRTNPRGTASRSYTVPRNRVLLITDFLVDNPQGDTGTLTVTADDVRVVTYGLENFRNQDYHSVTPIRVPAGARVTLTVACRRPGAPVGAPAPQSCQEGLYLNGTLTRAAGS comes from the coding sequence ATGAGCATCTCGTTGGGTCTGGTGGACACGCCTGCGGTGGTCGTGCCGGGAGAGAGCGTCGACATACCGGTGACGGTCCGGAACCCGGGTGACGTCGTCGAGGCGTACGACCTCGACATCGTCGGCATACCCGGCACGTGGGCGACGTTCGACCCGCCGAGGGTCTCCCTCTATCCCGGCGCCAGCCAGACCGTCGCGCTCACCGTCCGGCCGCCCCGGTCCTCGGAGGTCCGGGCCGGGGAGCTGCCGTACGGCGTCCGGGTGGTTCCGTCCGAGGCACCGGAGACCGCGACGGTCGAGGAGGGCGTACTGACCATCGCGCCCTTCAACGAGGTGACCGCGGAGCTGCGGCCGCAGGTGCGCCGGGCCCGGCTCGGTGCTCGCTACCGCCTCGCCGGGGTCAACGGCGGCAACGTCGGGGAGACGCTGACCGTCACCACGGTCGACGGCAACGAACAGCTGCGCTTCGCACCCCGGCCCAGCACGACGAACCTGGCGGCAGGCGAGCAGTACGCGGCAGTCCTCGGCGTACGGGCCCGGCGGCTGCTCTGGCGCGGCTCCCCGCGACACCTGCCGTTCCGGGCATTGCTGACCGATGCGGCGGGCCGGGCCGTCACCCTGGACGGGACGCTGGTGCAGCAACCCGTTCTCTCCGCCTGGCTGTTCAAACTGTTGGCGTTGCTGTTGGCGCTGCTGCTGCTCCTGCTCGCCATCTGGTTCGGCCTGCTGCGCCCGGCGGTGCGGTCGGCGGCCCGGGAGGCCGTCGACGGGAAGGTGGCGCAGGTCGCGACCGAGGCGGAGGAGGCGGCGAACGAGGCCGCCGACGAGGCGGCGCGGGACGCCGTCGAGCAGGAGCGCGCCGCGCCCCCCGCCGGCCCGACGCCGTCGCCGGCGCCCGCCGGTGGCAGCGGCGGCATCGGCCAGGGCGGGCAGTTCGCCACCGCGTTGGTGTTGCGGACCAATCCCAGGGGTACGGCGTCGCGCAGCTACACCGTGCCCCGCAACCGGGTGCTCCTGATCACCGATTTTCTGGTCGACAACCCGCAGGGGGACACCGGAACCCTGACCGTCACTGCCGACGACGTACGGGTGGTCACCTACGGTCTGGAGAACTTCCGCAACCAGGACTACCACTCGGTGACGCCGATCCGGGTGCCCGCCGGGGCCAGGGTGACCCTCACCGTCGCCTGCCGCCGACCCGGTGCCCCGGTCGGCGCTCCCGCGCCGCAGAGCTGCCAGGAGGGGCTCTACCTCAACGGGACCCTGACGCGGGCCGCCGGCTCCTGA
- a CDS encoding AfsR/SARP family transcriptional regulator produces MRDVLQLARNVEIRVLGPVEVVAAGQLIAMGRVQLRTVFAALAVDVGRPVAAETLADRVWSGAPPKTWREVLYSHVTRIRHSLTAVEAGGEPAVLLRRPAGYLLDLDPDLVDLHRFRRLVGAASVAQRTDPERVELLRSALTLWRGTPLAGVPGPWADRSRTGWYQHRLEAAVAWADAELRLGDAEQVVVELRDLLTEHPLAEQLAGVLMRALAQDGRSAEALECFVALRARLADELGAEPAAELQAVHQAILRGGQPRPSAAAPARPARPGCPQPAQLPAAVPGFTGRRNALAELDSLLEGRGGQYIATVSGTAGVGKTALAVHWARRVAERFPDGQLYANLRGFDGSTRAVRPAAVVRRFLLALGVPAERVPEDPEAQAALYRSLLAGRRMLVLLDNARDCTQVRSLLPGGAPAFCLVTSRNQLTPLVAVEGAHPLSLDLLSAAEARELLVSRLGADRVDVEPAAAEQIVACCARLPLALSITAARIRQSGFPLGALAQDLTDVRGRLGALDAGDPGSRVRAVFSWSYRTLTPAAARLFRLLGLHPGPDIGVAAASGLAGVPEPGATALLAELTGANLVGEHSPGRYACHDLLTAYAADQCREVETEADRAAATGRLIDHYLHTAYAADLLLNPARDPIPLPLAEATPGSAVRRPVDDQEARAWLTAEHQVLLGVARLAADTGHDLRAWQLAWVLDMFLHWRGFWHDRSRMWQLAVVSAERLAAPVAAAHAYRDLARANNRLRRYADSGEHLSRALELFGRAGDRTGQAHTHRALASLCERQGQPRQALHHDEHALALFAAVGHPQGQADALNSIGWDRCLLGDYVQALRCCRQALELHQQTGDRWGEATTWDSLGYTHHHLGSHAEAVHCYQRALALVRALGDRCFEADTLTRLADTQEAAEDVRAARESLRAALDILLDLGHSDAEDVRIRLKQLQ; encoded by the coding sequence ATGCGGGATGTGTTGCAGTTAGCGAGGAATGTCGAGATTCGTGTGCTGGGACCGGTGGAGGTCGTCGCGGCTGGTCAGCTGATCGCGATGGGCCGGGTTCAGCTGCGGACCGTGTTCGCCGCCCTCGCGGTCGACGTGGGTCGGCCGGTGGCTGCCGAGACGCTGGCCGATCGGGTGTGGAGCGGAGCGCCGCCGAAGACCTGGCGGGAGGTGCTGTACTCACACGTCACCAGGATCCGGCATTCCCTGACGGCCGTAGAGGCGGGTGGCGAGCCGGCAGTGTTGCTGCGTCGGCCGGCCGGCTATCTGCTTGATCTCGACCCTGATCTGGTCGACCTGCATCGATTCCGGCGGCTCGTCGGCGCGGCCTCCGTGGCCCAGCGGACGGATCCGGAGCGGGTGGAACTCCTACGATCGGCGCTTACGCTGTGGCGAGGCACACCCCTGGCGGGCGTACCCGGGCCGTGGGCCGATCGCAGCCGCACCGGGTGGTATCAGCATCGGCTGGAGGCCGCCGTGGCGTGGGCGGACGCCGAACTCCGCCTCGGTGACGCGGAGCAGGTCGTCGTCGAATTGCGCGACCTGCTCACGGAGCATCCGCTGGCCGAACAGCTCGCCGGAGTGCTCATGCGGGCGCTGGCCCAGGACGGCCGGTCCGCCGAGGCGCTGGAGTGCTTCGTCGCGCTACGCGCCCGGCTGGCCGACGAGTTGGGCGCAGAGCCGGCGGCCGAGCTGCAGGCCGTACATCAGGCGATCCTGCGTGGTGGGCAGCCCCGGCCATCGGCCGCCGCCCCTGCGCGGCCGGCGCGGCCAGGCTGTCCGCAGCCCGCGCAGCTACCCGCGGCGGTTCCAGGATTCACCGGCCGGCGCAATGCTCTCGCGGAGCTCGACTCGCTGCTCGAGGGGCGGGGCGGGCAGTACATCGCGACGGTCTCGGGGACCGCCGGGGTGGGCAAGACCGCCCTCGCCGTGCACTGGGCGCGCCGGGTGGCCGAGCGGTTCCCGGACGGGCAGCTCTATGCGAACCTGCGCGGTTTCGACGGCTCCACCCGGGCTGTGCGGCCGGCTGCGGTGGTGCGCCGGTTTCTGCTGGCCCTCGGGGTGCCCGCCGAGCGGGTGCCGGAGGACCCGGAGGCACAGGCGGCGCTCTACCGGAGCCTCCTGGCGGGCAGGCGGATGCTGGTACTGCTGGACAATGCCCGCGACTGCACGCAGGTACGGTCGCTGCTGCCCGGTGGTGCTCCCGCGTTCTGCCTGGTCACGAGCCGCAACCAGCTGACCCCGCTCGTTGCGGTCGAGGGAGCCCACCCGCTCTCCCTTGACCTGCTGTCCGCTGCGGAGGCGCGCGAACTGCTGGTGTCGCGGCTCGGTGCCGATCGAGTCGATGTGGAGCCGGCTGCCGCCGAGCAGATCGTTGCCTGCTGCGCCCGGCTGCCGTTGGCGCTGAGCATCACCGCAGCCCGGATCCGCCAATCGGGTTTCCCGCTCGGCGCGCTGGCCCAGGACCTGACCGACGTACGCGGACGACTGGGCGCACTCGACGCAGGCGATCCCGGTTCCCGGGTACGAGCGGTGTTCTCCTGGTCCTACCGGACGTTGACCCCGGCTGCGGCGCGGCTGTTCCGCCTGCTCGGACTGCATCCGGGGCCGGACATCGGCGTGGCCGCCGCCAGCGGCCTCGCCGGGGTCCCCGAGCCCGGCGCGACGGCGTTGCTGGCCGAACTGACCGGCGCGAACCTGGTCGGTGAACACTCCCCCGGCAGGTACGCCTGCCACGACCTCCTCACCGCCTACGCCGCTGACCAGTGCCGGGAGGTAGAGACGGAGGCCGATCGTGCCGCCGCCACCGGCCGGCTCATCGACCATTACCTGCACACCGCGTACGCGGCCGACCTGCTGCTGAATCCGGCCCGAGACCCGATACCCCTGCCGCTGGCCGAGGCGACGCCGGGCAGCGCTGTCCGCCGACCGGTCGACGACCAGGAAGCGCGGGCCTGGCTGACGGCCGAGCATCAGGTGCTGCTCGGCGTGGCGCGGCTCGCCGCCGACACCGGCCACGACCTTCGGGCCTGGCAACTGGCCTGGGTCCTGGACATGTTCCTGCACTGGCGCGGCTTCTGGCACGACCGGTCCCGGATGTGGCAGCTGGCGGTAGTCTCCGCCGAGCGCCTCGCCGCCCCGGTCGCCGCCGCTCACGCGTACCGAGATCTGGCTCGGGCCAACAATCGCCTGCGCCGTTACGCGGACAGCGGCGAGCATCTGAGTCGCGCACTCGAGCTGTTCGGCCGGGCCGGCGACCGGACGGGGCAGGCGCACACCCACCGGGCATTGGCCTCCCTGTGCGAGCGGCAGGGCCAGCCGCGACAGGCACTGCACCATGACGAGCACGCCCTGGCGCTGTTCGCGGCCGTCGGCCATCCGCAGGGCCAGGCCGACGCGCTCAACTCCATCGGGTGGGACCGTTGTCTGCTCGGTGACTACGTCCAGGCACTGCGGTGCTGCCGGCAGGCCCTGGAGCTGCACCAGCAGACCGGGGACAGGTGGGGCGAGGCCACCACCTGGGACAGCCTGGGGTACACCCACCATCACCTCGGCAGCCACGCGGAGGCCGTCCACTGCTATCAGCGGGCGCTCGCCCTGGTACGAGCGCTGGGTGATCGCTGTTTCGAGGCCGACACCCTCACCCGGCTCGCGGACACCCAGGAGGCCGCCGAGGACGTCCGGGCGGCCCGCGAGTCGCTGCGGGCCGCCCTGGACATCCTCCTCGACCTCGGTCATTCGGACGCGGAGGATGTGCGCATCAGGCTGAAGCAATTGCAGTAG
- a CDS encoding maleylpyruvate isomerase family mycothiol-dependent enzyme: MDTSAYLSAVVEQTNTFADWVHGRDAAARVPTCPKWTLADLVDHVAATQRMVAMLVGERMTEPSRAFAGYVPAPTDSDQWRAWLTEGAAEAKQAFESVADDTPVWDPSGAAAGVPFWSRRLFGEVCVHRADAAAALGMRYELAPEPAVAAIEDWLDTMTSRGYWENKPDFADAMRGTGQTLHFHATDAPGEWLARREPDMVVLERTHTKADVAVRGPAAELLLVLSRRRPLEAASTLELHGDRALLDHWVGHMDWVTDP; encoded by the coding sequence ATGGACACGTCCGCGTATTTGAGCGCCGTTGTCGAACAGACGAACACGTTCGCCGATTGGGTGCACGGCAGGGATGCGGCGGCCCGGGTGCCAACGTGTCCGAAGTGGACGCTGGCTGATCTTGTCGACCATGTCGCCGCGACACAGCGCATGGTGGCAATGCTCGTGGGTGAGCGGATGACCGAGCCGAGCAGGGCGTTCGCCGGCTACGTTCCGGCCCCGACCGACTCGGACCAGTGGCGCGCCTGGCTGACCGAGGGCGCGGCCGAGGCGAAACAGGCGTTCGAATCGGTCGCCGATGACACGCCGGTGTGGGATCCGTCCGGCGCGGCTGCGGGCGTGCCGTTCTGGTCACGTCGGCTGTTCGGCGAGGTTTGCGTCCATCGCGCGGACGCGGCCGCGGCGCTCGGGATGCGGTATGAGCTGGCACCGGAGCCTGCCGTTGCGGCCATCGAGGACTGGCTGGACACGATGACTTCCCGCGGCTACTGGGAGAACAAGCCAGACTTCGCCGATGCGATGCGCGGGACCGGCCAGACGCTGCATTTCCACGCGACCGACGCGCCCGGGGAGTGGCTGGCACGCCGGGAACCGGACATGGTCGTCCTGGAACGCACGCACACCAAGGCGGACGTCGCGGTCCGTGGCCCAGCCGCCGAACTGCTGCTCGTGCTCAGCCGCCGTCGCCCGCTGGAGGCGGCTTCTACCCTGGAACTGCACGGGGATCGGGCACTGCTCGACCACTGGGTCGGCCACATGGACTGGGTCACCGACCCCTGA
- a CDS encoding DUF1048 domain-containing protein — protein sequence MGIQDIIEGKKQWRAHVARVKALPRDYQIVYKEIQRYFFKVGPVGLADGTLLSGIVDFFEEGVADGKGVLELIGNDVAAFCDDLVKDSRTYADIYQESISGKPGTAAK from the coding sequence GTGGGTATTCAGGACATCATCGAGGGCAAGAAGCAGTGGCGGGCGCACGTGGCCCGGGTCAAGGCGCTGCCACGGGACTACCAGATCGTCTACAAGGAGATTCAGAGGTACTTCTTCAAGGTCGGGCCGGTCGGGCTGGCTGACGGGACTCTGCTCTCGGGGATCGTCGATTTCTTCGAGGAGGGCGTTGCGGACGGCAAGGGAGTCCTGGAGCTCATCGGCAACGACGTCGCGGCCTTCTGCGACGACCTGGTGAAGGACTCGCGCACCTACGCGGACATCTATCAGGAATCCATCAGCGGGAAACCCGGAACGGCCGCGAAGTAG
- a CDS encoding DUF1048 domain-containing protein, with protein sequence MNFWETITGSDLTREWKTFEARAAALPPDYRAAWEKIKAHTWPYSDFTGRNLMPILDGALGLLEETAAEGQSVHEVLGDDIGGFCAALAGGEGARGYRDRWREQLNRNVARKLGQPGG encoded by the coding sequence ATGAACTTCTGGGAGACCATCACAGGCAGCGATCTCACCAGGGAGTGGAAGACGTTCGAAGCCCGGGCCGCGGCATTGCCCCCCGACTACCGGGCGGCGTGGGAAAAGATCAAGGCTCACACCTGGCCCTACTCGGACTTCACTGGCCGCAACCTGATGCCGATTCTCGACGGTGCTCTGGGGCTGCTCGAAGAGACGGCGGCCGAGGGGCAGAGCGTCCACGAGGTGCTGGGTGACGACATCGGGGGCTTCTGTGCGGCGCTGGCCGGCGGCGAGGGGGCCCGAGGCTATCGCGACCGGTGGCGCGAGCAGTTGAACAGGAACGTCGCTAGGAAATTGGGCCAGCCAGGAGGTTGA
- a CDS encoding PadR family transcriptional regulator, which produces MDDLTEMLKGTLEGCVLQIIGNEETYGYAITRRLNELGFVDVVEGTVYTILLRLEKNRLVQVTKRPSGLGPPRRFYALNDAGRDELATFWAKWAYVSSRIDKLKEGGE; this is translated from the coding sequence ATGGATGACCTGACGGAGATGCTGAAGGGCACTCTCGAGGGCTGTGTGCTTCAGATCATCGGCAACGAGGAGACCTACGGGTACGCCATCACGCGTCGACTGAACGAACTCGGCTTCGTCGACGTCGTCGAGGGAACGGTGTACACGATCCTGCTGCGTCTGGAGAAGAACAGGCTCGTCCAGGTCACGAAACGACCGTCCGGGCTGGGCCCGCCGCGAAGGTTCTATGCGCTCAATGACGCGGGACGCGACGAACTCGCGACGTTCTGGGCGAAATGGGCGTACGTCTCATCACGCATCGACAAGCTCAAGGAGGGTGGGGAATGA
- a CDS encoding SAM-dependent methyltransferase: MSDSPPVDQEPVNSRLDTTVPHTARIWNYWLGGKDNFAVDRQVGERVKGIFPVVIELARADRLFLGRAVHYLVAEAGIRQFLDIGTGLPTQDNTHEVAQRVAPEARIVYVDNDPLVLVHARALLTSSARGATDYIDADLHDPDTILRTAANTLTLSEPVAIMLLGVMHFINDDDELQQIIDRLLAAVPSGSYVAVANTTTAVNGEATAEAVRVWNIDAQPKLKLRTPERIAEFFTGLEVVEPGWVSCSRWRPEVQDDGSLPVEVDQWCGIVRKP, translated from the coding sequence ATGTCCGACTCGCCCCCAGTCGACCAAGAGCCGGTGAACTCCAGGCTCGACACCACGGTGCCGCACACGGCACGGATCTGGAATTACTGGCTCGGCGGCAAGGACAACTTTGCCGTGGATCGGCAGGTCGGGGAGCGGGTCAAGGGCATCTTTCCCGTCGTCATCGAGCTGGCGCGCGCCGACCGGCTGTTCCTGGGGCGGGCCGTCCACTACCTGGTCGCCGAGGCGGGGATCCGCCAGTTCCTCGACATCGGCACCGGGCTGCCCACTCAGGACAACACCCATGAGGTCGCGCAGCGGGTGGCCCCCGAAGCACGGATCGTCTACGTCGACAACGATCCGCTGGTACTGGTGCACGCGCGTGCCCTGCTGACCAGTTCCGCACGAGGCGCCACTGACTACATCGACGCCGACCTGCACGACCCGGACACGATCCTGCGGACGGCGGCCAACACGCTGACCCTCTCCGAGCCGGTGGCGATCATGCTGCTCGGTGTCATGCACTTCATCAACGACGACGACGAGTTGCAGCAGATCATCGACCGGCTGCTGGCCGCAGTGCCGTCCGGAAGCTATGTGGCCGTGGCCAACACCACCACGGCGGTCAACGGCGAGGCCACCGCCGAAGCGGTCCGCGTGTGGAACATCGATGCCCAGCCAAAGCTGAAACTGCGGACCCCTGAGCGGATCGCCGAGTTCTTCACCGGCCTTGAGGTCGTCGAGCCGGGCTGGGTCTCGTGCTCACGGTGGCGCCCCGAGGTGCAGGACGACGGCAGCCTGCCGGTCGAGGTGGACCAGTGGTGCGGGATCGTCCGCAAACCGTAG
- a CDS encoding peptidoglycan-binding protein, translating to MNLPVTQTGRSRRWLLSRGAAVAAAAVGADTVFAMDASALALPVVDMEMVLLAAQVDPPKSGTGLTAGAAPHALEVERALQAKGLLASGVVDGHYGTSTVAAYAAWQRSLGYSGLDANGFPGPTSLTSLGANRFTVTRAVSSGSRSSTYGGARVNTRTRDMLTAADAMLSWSLVLSQGSYTSTNPSSAGTHDGGGVVDISVTNLTTTQRWQTVLALRTVGFAAWLRNPSQGSWPYHIHAVAISDPDLATAAANQVHDHYFGRNGLANHAADDTPTAYRTAFTWWEKYRRG from the coding sequence ATGAACCTGCCCGTCACGCAAACCGGCCGGTCGAGGCGATGGTTGCTGTCGCGCGGTGCGGCCGTCGCGGCGGCGGCGGTCGGCGCGGACACGGTGTTCGCCATGGACGCCTCGGCGCTCGCGCTCCCGGTCGTCGACATGGAGATGGTCCTCCTCGCCGCCCAGGTCGACCCACCCAAGAGCGGCACCGGGCTCACTGCCGGGGCGGCGCCGCACGCCCTGGAGGTGGAGCGGGCCCTGCAGGCCAAGGGTCTGTTGGCTTCGGGCGTCGTCGATGGACACTACGGAACCTCGACCGTCGCCGCCTACGCTGCCTGGCAGCGGTCTCTCGGATACTCGGGTCTCGACGCGAACGGCTTTCCGGGACCCACCTCGTTGACCAGCCTCGGGGCCAACAGATTTACGGTTACCAGGGCCGTCTCCAGCGGCTCGCGGAGCAGCACGTACGGTGGCGCGCGGGTCAACACCCGCACCCGCGACATGCTCACGGCCGCCGATGCCATGCTGTCGTGGAGCCTGGTCCTCAGCCAGGGCTCGTACACCTCGACGAACCCCAGCTCCGCCGGCACGCATGACGGCGGTGGAGTGGTCGACATTTCGGTGACGAATCTGACCACCACCCAGCGCTGGCAGACGGTGCTGGCGCTGCGCACGGTCGGCTTCGCCGCCTGGTTGCGCAATCCGTCCCAGGGATCGTGGCCCTACCACATTCACGCCGTCGCGATCTCCGACCCCGACCTTGCCACAGCCGCCGCCAACCAGGTCCACGACCACTACTTCGGCCGAAACGGCCTGGCCAATCACGCCGCCGACGACACCCCGACGGCGTACCGGACGGCGTTCACCTGGTGGGAGAAGTACCGCCGAGGCTAG
- a CDS encoding discoidin domain-containing protein: protein MHGQLNSRTRRSLWTVATATLVALAMATPGAAGSPTTRTTTATGTNAIAGSADDPTRAGWTLRYEENFSAPLGGANTPWVRETYAQPFDTIMDDAGQWYRNDYGPAWNTAFNSFSTYRKEFPVGQDGWLTASLSARDWNNDGVIEAPPSISTQALGAEHVARLNVPDHTGGAIFRPSRQLPNQYRIEYKLKTLDFGGKRNGSISYDGRENGYSTSGCKTQHPWGEGSDSPGWSGDASVPYCEWQDVRRGAYGYNGFHFLSIVDFANPAPRNNHFWHYRRKVLMDSFSQHPDRVGSGTGGRVCNSNTNTYYNYRDSSFNTVNMWISGMPNWNPGRGGLAGNSQWFMSNCSGGVAEQQLSSAAELQPELMPNEFYTFAIERDATGYVLEASGNFARVGQKTIRFHRPFVVGNAPIWHYNTQPAEYDGRFNGNLVQNDYNGSTTWPNQWPAGSAYPDWFVIGDLYTNVYEGSASLTDIRLYEPAQPPTGGNLALNRPTTADSQCAAAEAPAKAVNGSWSGGTTDKWCSLGANKWLRVDLQADRQVGRLVVRHSGAGGEKPSWNTRDFDLQVSTDGTVWTTVASARGNTADVTTHSVTPRTGRYVRLNVLNPTSDSDRAARIFELEVYPN from the coding sequence ATGCACGGACAGCTCAACAGCAGGACCCGCCGGTCACTGTGGACCGTGGCCACCGCGACCCTGGTCGCGCTCGCCATGGCGACACCGGGCGCGGCCGGGTCCCCCACCACCAGAACCACGACGGCGACGGGCACCAACGCCATCGCCGGCAGCGCGGACGATCCGACCCGGGCGGGTTGGACCCTACGGTACGAGGAGAACTTCAGCGCCCCGCTGGGCGGGGCCAACACGCCCTGGGTACGGGAAACCTACGCCCAGCCGTTCGACACGATCATGGATGACGCCGGGCAGTGGTACCGCAACGACTACGGGCCGGCCTGGAACACGGCGTTCAACTCGTTCTCGACGTACCGCAAGGAGTTCCCGGTCGGTCAGGACGGCTGGCTGACGGCCTCCCTCTCGGCCCGGGACTGGAACAACGACGGTGTGATCGAGGCACCGCCGTCGATCAGCACCCAGGCGCTCGGCGCCGAGCACGTGGCCCGGCTCAACGTGCCGGACCACACCGGCGGGGCGATCTTCCGGCCCAGCCGGCAACTGCCGAACCAGTACCGGATCGAGTACAAGCTGAAGACCCTCGATTTCGGCGGCAAGCGCAACGGCAGCATCTCGTACGACGGCCGGGAGAACGGCTACAGCACCTCCGGCTGCAAGACCCAGCACCCGTGGGGTGAGGGTTCGGACAGTCCGGGCTGGTCCGGTGACGCCTCAGTACCGTACTGCGAGTGGCAGGACGTCCGCCGTGGGGCGTACGGCTACAACGGGTTCCACTTCCTGTCGATCGTCGACTTCGCCAACCCGGCGCCCCGGAACAACCACTTCTGGCACTACCGCCGCAAGGTTCTGATGGACTCGTTCTCCCAGCACCCGGACCGGGTCGGCTCGGGCACCGGCGGCCGGGTCTGCAACTCGAACACGAACACGTACTACAACTACCGGGACAGCAGCTTCAACACGGTGAACATGTGGATCAGCGGAATGCCGAACTGGAACCCCGGCCGGGGCGGGCTGGCCGGCAACTCGCAGTGGTTCATGTCCAACTGCTCCGGCGGGGTGGCCGAGCAACAGCTCTCGTCGGCGGCCGAACTCCAGCCCGAACTGATGCCGAACGAGTTCTACACCTTCGCGATCGAGCGGGACGCCACCGGCTACGTGCTGGAGGCGAGCGGCAACTTCGCCCGGGTCGGCCAGAAGACGATCCGATTCCACCGCCCGTTCGTGGTCGGCAACGCGCCGATCTGGCACTACAACACCCAGCCGGCCGAGTACGACGGCCGGTTCAACGGCAACCTGGTGCAGAACGACTACAACGGCAGCACCACCTGGCCGAACCAGTGGCCGGCCGGCTCGGCGTACCCGGACTGGTTCGTGATCGGTGACCTCTACACCAACGTGTACGAGGGCAGCGCCAGCCTGACCGACATCCGGCTGTACGAACCGGCGCAGCCACCGACGGGCGGCAACCTGGCGTTGAACCGTCCCACCACCGCCGACAGCCAGTGCGCGGCGGCCGAGGCGCCGGCCAAGGCGGTCAACGGCAGCTGGTCCGGCGGCACCACCGACAAGTGGTGCTCGCTCGGCGCCAACAAGTGGCTGCGGGTCGACCTCCAGGCCGACCGGCAGGTCGGGCGGCTCGTGGTCCGGCATTCCGGGGCGGGTGGTGAGAAGCCGAGCTGGAACACCCGGGACTTCGACCTTCAGGTCAGTACCGACGGCACGGTCTGGACCACCGTCGCCTCGGCCCGGGGCAACACCGCCGACGTCACCACGCACTCGGTGACCCCGAGAACCGGCCGGTACGTCCGGCTGAACGTGCTGAACCCGACGAGCGACAGCGACCGGGCGGCCCGGATCTTCGAACTGGAGGTGTATCCGAACTGA